A portion of the Glandiceps talaboti chromosome 13, keGlaTala1.1, whole genome shotgun sequence genome contains these proteins:
- the LOC144444750 gene encoding uncharacterized protein LOC144444750 has protein sequence MKFTDLFTRKVLFSFDVLFIGSVSLLVLIGLMMSEVFLDNTVYSWSVVLCISLINGLYIGILKFRGDHTDHIASLRHDKTEMRARLRRLQETVSQTQKEKGAVERRINALERENRSMTLQLQLGRSNDDLHQLERSAAAWHHRYQETEQRVVILEKRLSETKKKCQQLTNENTFIQQEKQQLENHDFSVCEREMERMKEVNDLRQELMRVNDLLEILEEKCQDRGNEIKDNIKKLRQAGLNDSGFGDDSFIILEENFLSDDVNRVLYILKDEKDKLDQCEREMDIRGKKIAELEQEKQSTTAQLERLISENAQYKKLVQAAQIEFKAKDTKIDEAKKQSSHLAMQVFQAKQILNDMNKQVEDAKKIQNAYMQLQTEAVTLQSKVLELAERGDELQTIVDEYEKEMTTLAETLEMLRDEKESLEDKCCALEEGKEEKNQLNNELVGKLTNVETKLVEALDEVQSNKEKLQRLDNLRNFKLIVNKQNDSE, from the coding sequence ATGAAGTTTACAGACTTATTCACCAGGAAAGTGTTATTTTCCTTTGATGTCTTGTTCATTGGTTCTGTCTCTCTATTGGTTCTGATTGGATTAATGATGAGTGAAGTATTCCTGGATAATACAGTCTACAGTTGGAGTGTTGTCCTCTGTATTAGTCTTATTAATGGTCTGTATATTGGCATTTTGAAGTTTCGAGGTGACCACACTGATCACATTGCTTCTTTACGCCATGACAAAACAGAAATGAGAGCACGGTTGCGAAGACTCCAAGAGACTGTTTCCCAAACTCAGAAGGAAAAGGGAGCAGTGGAGAGAAGAATAAATGCCTTAGAACGGGAGAATCGGTCGATGACTCTGCAATTGCAGCTTGGTCGCAGTAATGATGACTTACATCAGTTAGAGAGAAGTGCTGCAGCTTGGCATCATCGTTATCAGGAAACTGAGCAAAGAGTTGTGATCCTGGAAAAAAGACTATCAGAAACGAAAAAGAAGTGTCAGCAATTGACCAATGAAAACACATTTATTCAACAAGAGAAACAACAACTTGAAAATCATGATTTCTCAGTATGTGAAAGAGAAATGGAAAGAATGAAAGAAGTGAACGATTTACGACAGGAATTGATGCGAGTGAATGATTTATTGGAAATACTTGAAGAGAAATGTCAAGATCGTGGCAACGAAATAAAGGATAATATTAAGAAACTACGCCAAGCAGGTCTGAATGACAGCGGGTTTGGTGATGATAGTTTCATTATCCTGGAAGAAAACTTCTTGAGTGATGATGTTAATAGAGTCCTGTATATCTTGAAAGATGAAAAAGATAAGTTAGATCAGTGTGAAAGAGAGATGGATATCAGAGGCAAGAAAATTGCGGAATTGGAGCAGGAAAAGCAAAGCACAACTGCACAACTGGAACGCTTAATATCAGAAAATGCTCAGTATAAGAAACTTGTCCAGGCTGCACAGATCGAGTTTAAGGCTAAGGATACAAAGATTGATGAAGCAAAGAAACAAAGTTCTCACCTTGCGATGCAAGTATTTCAAGCTAAACAAATACTGAATGACATGAATAAACAAGTTGAAGATGCTAAAAAGATTCAGAATGCTTATATGCAGTTACAGACAGAGGCAGTAACACTGCAAAGCAAGGTCCTTGAATTGGCTGAAAGAGGAGATGAACTACAAACTATTGTGGATGAGTATGAGAAAGAAATGACTACACTGGCCGAGACTCTGGAGATGCTGAGAGATGAAAAAGAGAGTCTAGAAGACAAATGCTGTGCATTAGAAGaaggaaaagaagaaaaaaatcaattgaATAATGAGCTTGTTGGAAAGCTTACCAATGTGGAGACAAAACTTGTAGAAGCTTTAGATGAAGTCCAAAGTAACaaagaaaaattacaaagaCTTGACAACTTGCGAAATTTCAAACTGATTGTAAATAAGCAGAATGATAGtgaataa